The following proteins are encoded in a genomic region of Desulfovibrio legallii:
- a CDS encoding BMP family ABC transporter substrate-binding protein: MPTVLLRVCRWLVILPALFCLLSSPAAKAGEPLRVALILEHAGGDGGWTDSLLAGLHRAAEALPVRAAALTPPPGSDATALEGLFRQAARENDLVLVASDRLHEILRNNAANFRQTMFGCIDAGVRAPNIMSITFADEQAAFLAGAAAAMLTADTSLPGINADKTLGWLSGEDVPAMRSLFNGFKEGARLVDPEVRVIQAVSGSFTDAAAGGRAAQTLLDQGADVLVLAAGLGNGPALAAVKAHNAYVVGMDTDQRTRFPGHVLTSILKHGDTAVYDLIAAAAAGKFQGKEILVRTLANGGVDITDPGVFRAAAGAGAPADLERRVRELRGEVLRGGVRLPSMRARTLCDCL; the protein is encoded by the coding sequence ATGCCCACAGTTCTCTTGCGCGTCTGTCGTTGGCTGGTCATTCTGCCAGCCCTGTTCTGCCTTCTTTCGTCTCCGGCGGCAAAGGCCGGCGAGCCTTTGCGTGTGGCCCTGATTCTGGAGCATGCCGGCGGCGACGGCGGCTGGACAGACAGCCTGCTGGCCGGTCTGCATCGGGCGGCGGAGGCTCTGCCCGTGCGGGCTGCGGCCCTCACGCCCCCGCCCGGATCTGACGCCACGGCGCTGGAGGGGCTTTTTCGTCAGGCCGCGCGAGAAAACGACCTGGTGCTTGTGGCCTCCGACCGGCTGCACGAAATCCTGCGCAACAACGCCGCCAACTTCCGGCAGACCATGTTTGGCTGCATTGACGCGGGCGTGCGCGCGCCCAACATCATGAGCATCACCTTTGCGGACGAACAGGCGGCCTTTCTGGCCGGGGCGGCCGCGGCCATGCTGACTGCGGACACGTCCCTGCCGGGCATCAACGCGGACAAGACCCTGGGCTGGCTTTCCGGAGAGGACGTGCCCGCCATGCGTTCGCTCTTCAACGGCTTCAAAGAGGGCGCGCGCCTGGTGGACCCGGAGGTACGGGTCATCCAGGCTGTGAGCGGTTCCTTTACGGACGCGGCGGCCGGCGGCAGGGCCGCGCAGACCCTGCTGGACCAGGGCGCGGATGTGCTGGTGCTGGCTGCGGGCCTGGGCAACGGCCCGGCCCTGGCGGCCGTAAAGGCGCATAACGCCTATGTGGTGGGCATGGATACGGACCAGCGGACACGCTTTCCCGGACATGTGCTGACGTCCATCCTCAAGCACGGGGATACGGCCGTTTACGATCTGATCGCCGCTGCGGCGGCGGGGAAGTTTCAGGGCAAGGAAATCCTGGTGCGCACTCTGGCCAACGGCGGCGTGGATATTACGGATCCAGGCGTATTCCGCGCCGCGGCCGGGGCCGGCGCGCCGGCGGATCTCGAACGCCGCGTGCGGGAGCTGCGCGGGGAGGTGCTGCGGGGCGGGGTGCGGCTGCCCTCCATGCGTGCCCGCACCCTCTGCGACTGCCTGTAG
- a CDS encoding radical SAM protein, translating into MSTEKLPHWLDVKAIGKALDCTRVPDKAELRDILDKSLALSSLNVDETAALMRVEDPAGLRDIMETADAVKQRVYGDRMVLSAPLHLSNHCGSECLYCANRKGNDTVERKYMTSPEIREAGLKLARQGHKRVFLVSGQLPNADVEYLAEAVSILYTLFDNGSEIHSVNVNVGPLRAEQYPVLVDAFVGTVLIYQDTYHEASYRAAHVAGPKSDFVGRLNAPDVAFGAGVPDVGGGLLLGLGPWRYDLLGLVLHQEHLLRMYDMGCRTISLHRMRPAPGSLMEAPYPVSDAEYLRCVAIARLAIPYAGLVLTTKEPSGLWRDGCGVGASQLLTGSVANPYAGWFLAPGQKVPFPIGEACHVDEVVRFLLEEARHLPSFCAACPRLGRRGQEFLSMVRECGMKSQCGPNSEASFEEFLLHFATPRTHEMGERLLADKLERMTGQERGAAERLLQKVRAGRMDEFI; encoded by the coding sequence ATGTCCACGGAAAAGTTGCCGCACTGGCTTGATGTGAAAGCCATTGGCAAGGCCCTGGATTGCACTCGCGTTCCGGACAAGGCGGAGCTTCGTGATATTTTAGACAAATCCCTGGCCCTTTCATCCCTGAACGTGGACGAAACCGCGGCTCTCATGCGGGTGGAAGATCCGGCGGGCCTGCGCGACATCATGGAAACCGCGGACGCGGTGAAGCAGCGCGTCTACGGCGACCGCATGGTGCTTTCTGCGCCCCTGCACCTTTCCAACCACTGCGGCAGCGAGTGTCTGTATTGCGCCAACCGCAAAGGCAACGATACGGTGGAGCGCAAGTACATGACCTCGCCGGAGATCCGCGAGGCCGGCCTCAAGCTGGCGCGACAGGGGCACAAGCGGGTGTTCCTGGTGAGCGGGCAGCTGCCCAACGCCGATGTGGAATACCTGGCCGAGGCCGTCAGTATTTTGTACACCCTGTTTGACAATGGCAGCGAAATCCACAGCGTCAACGTCAACGTAGGCCCCCTGCGCGCGGAGCAATACCCCGTGCTGGTGGACGCCTTTGTGGGTACTGTGCTCATCTACCAGGATACCTACCATGAGGCCAGCTACCGGGCGGCGCATGTGGCCGGGCCCAAAAGCGACTTTGTGGGCCGGCTCAACGCGCCGGACGTGGCCTTTGGCGCGGGCGTGCCCGACGTGGGCGGCGGCCTGCTGCTGGGCCTGGGCCCCTGGCGTTATGATCTGCTGGGCCTGGTGCTGCACCAGGAGCATCTCTTGCGCATGTACGACATGGGCTGCCGCACCATCAGCCTGCACCGCATGCGCCCGGCCCCGGGCAGCCTGATGGAGGCTCCCTACCCCGTGAGCGATGCGGAATACCTGCGCTGCGTGGCCATCGCCCGGCTGGCCATTCCCTATGCCGGCCTGGTGCTCACCACCAAGGAGCCCTCCGGCCTCTGGCGCGACGGCTGCGGCGTGGGGGCCTCGCAGCTGCTTACGGGCAGCGTGGCCAATCCGTATGCGGGCTGGTTCCTGGCCCCCGGGCAGAAAGTGCCCTTCCCCATCGGCGAGGCCTGCCATGTGGACGAAGTGGTGCGCTTTCTGCTGGAAGAAGCCCGGCACCTGCCTTCGTTCTGCGCGGCCTGTCCGCGCCTGGGCCGCCGGGGGCAGGAATTTTTGTCCATGGTGCGCGAATGCGGCATGAAAAGCCAGTGTGGCCCCAACTCTGAAGCCTCGTTTGAAGAGTTTTTGCTGCACTTTGCCACGCCCCGCACCCATGAGATGGGCGAGCGCCTCCTGGCCGACAAGCTGGAGCGCATGACCGGGCAGGAGCGCGGCGCAGCCGAACGCCTGCTGCAAAAGGTGCGGGCCGGGCGCATGGACGAATTTATCTGA
- a CDS encoding ABC transporter ATP-binding protein — translation MLEIRDLHVRVADTPVLNGIDLCIPPGETFILFGPNGSGKTTLLMTIMGVSGYTVTKGSIIYKGKDITHAPMYERARMGIGMSFQRPPTIHGLTTGRLTELCAHGHSVDLPGLARRVHFDHFLDRDVNAGFSGGEIKRSELLQLMAQQPDLLLFDEPESGVDLENMALVGNTVRYLLDGMPEQPAATLRQQHQSRSTSGLIITHTGHILKYVNAHRGQVMYRGRLCCEANPRDILDHIAQHGYQECLRCLAGDAYGRIAEAPRP, via the coding sequence ATGCTTGAGATCCGCGATCTGCATGTGCGCGTGGCCGATACACCCGTCCTCAACGGCATAGACCTGTGCATCCCCCCAGGCGAGACGTTTATTCTTTTTGGCCCCAATGGTTCCGGCAAAACTACCCTGCTCATGACCATCATGGGCGTTTCCGGCTACACGGTGACCAAGGGCAGTATCATTTATAAAGGCAAGGACATCACCCACGCCCCCATGTACGAGAGGGCGCGCATGGGCATCGGCATGTCTTTTCAGCGGCCGCCCACCATCCACGGGCTGACCACTGGACGGCTGACGGAGCTTTGCGCCCACGGGCATTCCGTGGACCTGCCCGGGCTGGCCCGGCGGGTGCATTTTGACCACTTTCTGGATCGGGACGTGAACGCGGGCTTTTCCGGCGGGGAGATCAAGCGTTCCGAGCTGCTGCAGCTCATGGCCCAGCAGCCGGACCTGCTCCTCTTTGACGAGCCGGAATCGGGCGTGGACCTGGAAAACATGGCCCTGGTGGGCAACACCGTGCGCTATTTGCTGGACGGCATGCCGGAACAGCCCGCCGCCACCCTGCGTCAGCAGCACCAATCCCGCTCCACCAGCGGGCTTATCATCACCCATACCGGCCATATTCTGAAATACGTCAACGCCCACCGGGGCCAGGTCATGTACCGCGGTCGGCTCTGCTGCGAGGCCAACCCGCGCGACATTCTGGACCACATCGCCCAGCATGGGTATCAGGAGTGTCTGCGCTGCCTGGCAGGCGACGCTTACGGCCGCATTGCGGAGGCTCCACGCCCATGA
- the rfaD gene encoding ADP-glyceromanno-heptose 6-epimerase, with product MLVITGGAGFIGSALLWELNRLGLEEIVVVDNLAETEKWRNLVKRQYVDYLHRDRFYDLMQRDALPWKINAVAHLGACSSTTERSADFLMENNFHYSRDLCRYALEKGARFINASSAATYGDGSLGFSDAAGLLPGLRPLNMYGYSKHLFDLWLLREHLQSEVASLKFFNVYGPNEYHKGAMQSVVAKAHRQIRTEGRLCLFKADVPGLADGEQKRDFVYVKDCAVFVAWLLDRRDICGIRNVGTGTARSFNDLGRAVFRALGRPCRLEYVEMPPGLSGRYQNYTRADMSWLSAVDCPLSFTTLEDGVTDYVANYLETEDPYL from the coding sequence ATGCTTGTTATCACCGGCGGCGCAGGCTTTATCGGCAGTGCTTTGCTTTGGGAACTCAATCGGTTGGGCCTGGAAGAAATTGTGGTGGTGGACAACCTGGCGGAGACCGAAAAATGGCGGAATCTGGTCAAACGACAGTATGTGGACTATCTGCACCGCGACCGGTTTTACGACCTTATGCAGCGGGACGCCCTGCCGTGGAAGATCAACGCCGTGGCGCACCTGGGGGCCTGCTCCTCCACCACGGAGCGCAGCGCGGATTTTCTGATGGAGAACAACTTCCATTACAGCCGCGACCTGTGCCGCTATGCTCTGGAAAAAGGGGCGCGTTTCATCAACGCAAGCTCCGCCGCCACCTACGGGGACGGCTCCCTGGGCTTCAGCGACGCGGCGGGTCTGCTGCCCGGCCTGCGGCCCCTGAACATGTACGGCTATTCCAAGCACCTTTTTGATCTCTGGCTGCTGCGCGAACACCTCCAGAGCGAAGTGGCCAGCCTGAAATTTTTCAACGTCTACGGCCCTAACGAATACCACAAAGGGGCCATGCAGAGCGTAGTGGCCAAAGCCCACCGCCAAATCCGCACGGAAGGGCGGCTCTGCCTGTTTAAGGCCGATGTGCCAGGCCTGGCCGATGGCGAGCAGAAGCGAGATTTTGTCTATGTCAAGGACTGCGCGGTCTTTGTGGCCTGGCTGCTGGACAGACGGGACATCTGCGGCATCCGCAACGTGGGCACGGGCACGGCCCGCAGCTTCAACGACCTGGGGCGGGCCGTATTCCGCGCGCTGGGCAGGCCCTGCCGGCTGGAATATGTGGAAATGCCCCCAGGCCTGAGCGGCCGCTACCAGAACTACACCCGCGCGGACATGAGCTGGCTGAGCGCCGTGGACTGCCCCCTGAGCTTCACTACCCTGGAAGACGGCGTGACCGACTATGTGGCCAACTACCTGGAAACGGAGGACCCTTACCTGTAG
- a CDS encoding SufB/SufD family protein yields MSTLDLSRYAFAGGENAAPIENLSSLPAEDQERLVLAGIDVNDHSVSGAFMQLNHAGVHCETRQEGLELMDIRAALKKYDGLPRYFWQLLDPEKDEYTRLTREHCNGGYFVRARKGVKALQPVQSCMFIKGDGAGQSIHNIVIVEEGAEMHVLGGCATAHNAREVAHLGITEYFVEKGGKLTFTMIHNWSETAAVRPRSAGRVEAGGEFQNNYILLKPVGDLQMYPGMRLVGEGAVARFNSVIVAPEGSHVDSGNRIDLDAPHTRGEIISRVVTTGGEVINRGFIGASATPAKGHLECKGLILGGGRMHAIPELDSNQDGVELSHEAAVGKIAQEEIEYLMARGLDEDEAAATIVRGFLNVEIMGLPAPLKKAMDAQIALLQAHKGM; encoded by the coding sequence ATGAGCACGCTCGATCTTTCCCGTTACGCCTTTGCCGGCGGCGAAAACGCCGCCCCCATCGAAAACCTCTCCAGCCTGCCCGCCGAAGACCAGGAACGCCTGGTGCTGGCCGGCATCGACGTCAACGATCACAGTGTGAGCGGGGCCTTCATGCAGCTCAACCACGCGGGCGTGCACTGCGAAACCCGTCAGGAAGGGCTGGAGCTTATGGACATCCGCGCCGCCCTCAAAAAGTACGACGGCCTGCCCCGCTACTTCTGGCAACTGCTGGACCCAGAGAAGGACGAATACACCCGCCTTACCCGCGAGCACTGCAACGGCGGCTACTTTGTGCGGGCGCGCAAGGGCGTTAAGGCGCTGCAGCCCGTGCAGTCCTGTATGTTCATCAAGGGCGACGGCGCGGGGCAAAGCATCCACAACATCGTCATTGTGGAAGAAGGGGCGGAAATGCACGTCCTGGGCGGCTGCGCCACGGCGCACAACGCGCGTGAAGTGGCCCACCTGGGCATTACTGAATATTTTGTGGAAAAAGGCGGCAAGCTCACCTTCACCATGATCCACAACTGGAGTGAAACCGCCGCGGTGCGCCCGCGCTCGGCAGGCCGCGTGGAAGCAGGCGGTGAATTCCAAAACAACTACATCCTGCTCAAGCCCGTGGGCGACCTGCAGATGTACCCCGGCATGCGGCTGGTGGGCGAAGGGGCCGTGGCGCGCTTCAATTCCGTCATTGTGGCCCCGGAGGGCTCCCATGTGGACAGCGGCAACCGCATCGACCTGGACGCCCCCCACACCAGGGGCGAGATCATCTCGCGCGTGGTGACCACGGGCGGCGAGGTGATCAACCGGGGCTTTATCGGGGCCAGCGCCACCCCCGCCAAAGGCCACCTGGAGTGCAAAGGCCTTATCCTGGGCGGCGGGCGCATGCACGCCATCCCGGAGCTGGACAGCAACCAGGACGGCGTGGAGCTTTCGCACGAGGCCGCCGTGGGCAAGATCGCCCAGGAGGAAATCGAATACCTCATGGCCCGCGGGCTCGATGAGGACGAAGCCGCCGCCACCATTGTGCGCGGTTTTCTCAACGTGGAGATCATGGGCCTGCCCGCGCCCCTCAAAAAAGCTATGGATGCGCAGATCGCCCTGCTCCAGGCCCACAAGGGCATGTAG
- the panD gene encoding aspartate 1-decarboxylase → MLQILRAKLHGIRVTGCALNYHGSITLDPEQCRAAGIYPLEFVYIWNKNNGQRLSTYVIYGEPGSRCCVLNGAAARACQEGDEVIISAVEYVNGPHEIAGRSPVVLTFNADNSVRETLRYVVTEGPDGLDFAIEEGR, encoded by the coding sequence ATGCTGCAAATTCTGCGGGCCAAGCTGCACGGCATCCGGGTTACGGGTTGTGCGCTCAACTATCACGGCTCCATAACGCTGGATCCGGAACAGTGCCGCGCTGCCGGCATCTATCCCCTGGAATTCGTCTATATCTGGAACAAAAACAACGGCCAGCGCCTTTCCACCTATGTTATTTACGGCGAGCCCGGCTCGCGCTGCTGCGTGCTCAACGGGGCGGCCGCCCGCGCCTGCCAGGAAGGGGATGAGGTCATCATCAGCGCCGTGGAGTATGTGAACGGCCCGCACGAGATTGCCGGGCGCAGCCCCGTGGTGCTGACGTTCAATGCGGACAACAGCGTGCGCGAAACCCTGCGCTATGTGGTGACGGAAGGGCCGGATGGCCTGGATTTTGCCATAGAAGAGGGCAGATAG
- a CDS encoding DMT family transporter, which produces MSQPPAPALSRHAALVRMHAATVLFGVSGILGKLCQSSAPVLVCGRALFAVAALGLICLSRRETPWRGLNRRDAASLALSGALLAVHFVTFFQAIKLGGVAVGTLGFACFPAFTTLFEALTYRERPSAAELWSLVAVSLGLVCLTPSFSLNSVATQGLLWAVLSGAVYALVAVVNRRAAATVSGMRACWWQNVVILACLLPFTANALPAVPPLDWLWIACLGLFCTALAYSLYVGSLTALKARQAATIITLEPVYAILMAWALFGAAPGPRTVLGGTLILGAVLYGNRR; this is translated from the coding sequence ATGTCCCAGCCCCCTGCGCCCGCCCTCTCCCGCCACGCCGCCTTGGTCCGCATGCACGCGGCCACGGTGCTCTTCGGCGTTTCCGGCATTTTGGGCAAGCTCTGCCAAAGCTCCGCGCCGGTGCTGGTCTGCGGAAGGGCGCTCTTTGCCGTGGCCGCCCTGGGGCTCATCTGCCTTTCCCGGCGCGAAACGCCCTGGCGCGGCCTTAATCGGCGCGACGCGGCAAGCCTTGCCCTGAGCGGCGCGCTGCTCGCCGTCCATTTTGTGACTTTTTTTCAGGCTATCAAGCTGGGCGGCGTGGCCGTGGGCACCTTGGGCTTTGCCTGCTTTCCCGCCTTCACAACCCTTTTTGAAGCCCTGACCTACCGTGAGCGCCCCAGCGCCGCCGAGCTGTGGAGCCTCGTCGCCGTGAGCCTGGGCCTGGTCTGCCTGACCCCGTCCTTTTCCCTGAACAGCGTTGCCACCCAGGGGTTGCTTTGGGCGGTACTTTCCGGCGCGGTTTACGCCTTGGTGGCCGTTGTCAACCGCCGCGCGGCGGCCACCGTCTCCGGCATGCGGGCCTGCTGGTGGCAAAACGTGGTTATCCTCGCCTGCCTTCTGCCCTTCACGGCCAACGCCCTGCCCGCCGTACCGCCCCTGGACTGGCTGTGGATCGCCTGCCTGGGGCTCTTCTGCACCGCCCTTGCTTACAGCCTCTATGTGGGCAGCCTCACCGCCCTCAAAGCCCGCCAGGCCGCCACTATCATCACCCTGGAGCCCGTCTACGCCATCCTCATGGCCTGGGCGCTCTTTGGCGCGGCCCCCGGCCCCCGCACCGTCCTCGGCGGCACGCTCATCCTGGGCGCGGTGCTCTACGGCAACAGAAGGTAA
- the ligA gene encoding NAD-dependent DNA ligase LigA, with protein MAPLPPFTPPQQHSLPLSGPSAAERQRALWLADELERHNYLYHTLDAPEISDDAYDALFRELVALEERWPELRRPDSPTLRVGGGLLEGLDKKAHRQRMYGLENVFSNEEWREFAERMRRAWDADLNGPLPASFWCDPKLDGLALEIVYEDGVLRAALTRGDGFTGEVVTAAVRTIRTVPLRLRGEGPFPARLEVRGEVVMYKQDFAALNARQEELGQKPFVNPRNAAAGTLRQLDLSVTEARPLRFLAYSLGEAQWAPAAPCRLQSELMVRLTGYGFLTPPQGRLCRNLEEVEAYAAWVREERPRFSMQIDGAVAKLDDLEAQAALGYTARAPRFAVAFKFPAMQAQTLLKAIEVQVGRTGVLTPVAVLEPVAVGGALVSRATLHNEDEIRARDVRVGDTVLVQRAGDVIPEVLGPVLEKRPADAVIFQFPRTCPACGQPVYREEGEAAWRCENLACPAIRLRAITHFVSKAGLDVQGVGQKWIEQLVTSGRVQSPADLFTLTVPDLLGFARMGDVLAQKFVDALAAARQTADLRRLISALGIRHVGEQTARTLAGHFYSLDELENASAASLQALPDVGPEVASSIRNFFDSPANRETLARFKALGLWPQSGEGGASVAARPSGPLADKRILFTGSLRMPRDKAQKLAEAAGAIAVGSVSKKLDYLVVGEKPGSKLDKARALGVNVLDEAAFKEALHQSGIEPE; from the coding sequence ATGGCTCCACTGCCCCCGTTCACGCCCCCGCAACAGCACAGCCTGCCCCTCTCTGGTCCCAGTGCGGCAGAACGCCAACGCGCCCTTTGGCTCGCGGACGAGCTGGAGCGCCACAATTACCTGTACCACACGCTGGACGCGCCCGAAATCAGCGACGACGCCTACGACGCGCTGTTCCGCGAGCTGGTCGCCCTGGAAGAGCGCTGGCCAGAGCTGCGCAGGCCCGATTCGCCCACCTTGCGCGTGGGGGGCGGCCTGTTGGAGGGGCTGGACAAAAAGGCGCACCGGCAGCGCATGTACGGCCTGGAGAACGTCTTTTCCAACGAAGAGTGGCGGGAGTTTGCAGAGCGCATGCGCCGCGCCTGGGATGCGGACCTCAATGGGCCGCTGCCCGCGTCCTTCTGGTGCGACCCCAAGCTGGACGGTCTGGCTCTGGAAATCGTCTATGAAGACGGCGTGCTGCGTGCGGCCCTCACCCGCGGGGACGGCTTCACGGGCGAGGTGGTCACCGCCGCTGTGCGCACCATCCGCACAGTGCCGTTGCGCCTGCGCGGGGAGGGGCCCTTCCCCGCCCGGCTGGAAGTGCGCGGCGAAGTGGTCATGTACAAGCAGGATTTCGCGGCCCTTAACGCCCGGCAGGAGGAGCTGGGGCAAAAGCCTTTTGTCAATCCGCGCAACGCCGCCGCCGGCACCCTGCGTCAGCTGGATCTTTCCGTTACGGAGGCGCGCCCGCTGCGCTTTCTGGCTTATAGCCTGGGCGAGGCGCAGTGGGCCCCGGCAGCGCCCTGTCGGTTGCAGTCCGAGCTCATGGTCAGGCTCACGGGCTACGGATTTCTGACCCCGCCGCAGGGGCGGCTCTGCCGCAATCTGGAAGAGGTGGAGGCCTATGCGGCCTGGGTGCGGGAGGAGCGCCCCCGCTTTTCCATGCAGATCGACGGGGCCGTGGCCAAGCTGGATGATCTGGAGGCGCAGGCGGCCCTGGGCTACACGGCCCGCGCGCCGCGGTTTGCCGTGGCCTTCAAATTTCCCGCCATGCAGGCGCAGACCCTGCTTAAGGCCATTGAAGTGCAGGTGGGCCGCACGGGCGTGCTTACGCCCGTGGCCGTGCTTGAGCCCGTGGCCGTGGGCGGTGCGCTGGTTTCGCGCGCCACCCTGCACAACGAGGACGAAATACGCGCCCGCGACGTGCGCGTGGGGGATACGGTTCTGGTGCAGCGCGCGGGCGACGTCATCCCCGAAGTGCTGGGCCCGGTGCTGGAAAAGCGCCCGGCCGACGCCGTGATTTTTCAGTTCCCCCGCACCTGCCCGGCCTGTGGTCAGCCCGTCTACCGGGAAGAAGGGGAGGCCGCTTGGCGCTGTGAAAATCTGGCCTGCCCAGCCATCCGGCTGCGGGCCATCACCCACTTTGTGTCCAAGGCCGGGCTGGACGTGCAGGGCGTGGGACAGAAGTGGATAGAGCAGCTCGTGACCAGCGGCAGGGTGCAGTCCCCTGCCGACCTTTTTACGCTGACCGTGCCGGATTTGCTGGGCTTTGCCCGCATGGGCGACGTGCTGGCGCAGAAGTTTGTGGACGCCCTGGCGGCGGCCCGGCAGACGGCGGATCTGCGGCGGCTGATCAGCGCCCTGGGCATCCGCCATGTGGGTGAACAGACGGCGCGGACCCTGGCCGGGCATTTTTACAGCCTGGACGAGCTGGAAAACGCCTCGGCCGCGAGCTTGCAGGCCCTGCCTGACGTGGGGCCGGAGGTGGCTTCCTCCATCCGCAATTTTTTTGACAGCCCGGCCAACCGGGAAACGCTGGCGCGCTTCAAGGCCCTGGGCCTCTGGCCGCAGAGCGGGGAGGGCGGCGCGTCCGTTGCGGCGCGCCCTAGCGGTCCGCTGGCGGACAAACGCATCCTGTTTACCGGCTCGCTCCGCATGCCCCGCGACAAAGCCCAGAAGCTGGCCGAGGCCGCCGGAGCCATCGCCGTGGGCAGCGTGAGCAAAAAGCTGGACTATCTGGTGGTGGGGGAAAAGCCGGGCAGCAAGCTGGACAAGGCGCGCGCGCTGGGCGTGAACGTCCTGGACGAAGCGGCGTTCAAAGAAGCATTGCACCAATCCGGCATAGAACCGGAATAA
- the dapB gene encoding 4-hydroxy-tetrahydrodipicolinate reductase — protein sequence MSTAIIVVGANGRMGRTISHLAATEPAYSLAGMVDSKERVGELGGASCPVSADLGELLTKVPGAVIIDFTAPAVSLASARAAAAAGNALVIGTTGFSEAEKAELEALARRAPIFWASNMSIGVNVLRKILPELARALGEPYDIEIVEIHHNRKKDSPSGTALTLGEGLAEARGWKLNDVRCSARDGIIGARPKAQIGIQAVRGGDVVGVHTVYFMGPGERIEVSHHAHSRETFAQGALRAAAWLANKKPGKLYGMADMF from the coding sequence ATGAGCACGGCAATCATCGTGGTGGGAGCCAATGGGCGCATGGGGAGGACCATCAGTCATCTGGCCGCTACGGAGCCGGCATACAGTCTGGCGGGCATGGTGGACAGCAAGGAGCGCGTGGGCGAGCTTGGGGGCGCGTCCTGCCCGGTGTCCGCCGATCTGGGCGAACTGCTGACCAAGGTTCCGGGCGCGGTGATCATTGACTTCACTGCACCGGCCGTAAGCCTGGCCTCTGCCCGCGCCGCAGCGGCCGCGGGCAACGCCCTGGTCATCGGCACCACGGGTTTCAGCGAAGCGGAAAAAGCCGAACTGGAAGCCCTGGCGCGGCGCGCCCCCATTTTCTGGGCCTCCAACATGAGCATAGGCGTCAATGTGCTGCGCAAGATTCTGCCGGAGCTGGCCCGCGCCCTGGGCGAACCTTATGACATAGAAATCGTGGAAATCCACCACAACCGCAAGAAGGACAGCCCCAGCGGCACGGCGCTTACCCTGGGCGAAGGCCTGGCCGAAGCGCGCGGCTGGAAGCTCAACGACGTGCGCTGCTCCGCGCGGGATGGGATTATCGGGGCGCGGCCCAAGGCGCAGATCGGCATTCAGGCCGTGCGCGGCGGGGACGTAGTGGGCGTGCACACCGTGTATTTTATGGGGCCGGGCGAGCGCATTGAGGTGAGCCACCATGCCCATTCGCGGGAGACCTTCGCCCAGGGAGCTCTGCGGGCCGCCGCCTGGCTGGCGAACAAAAAGCCCGGCAAGCTTTACGGCATGGCCGACATGTTCTAG